A window from gamma proteobacterium SS-5 encodes these proteins:
- a CDS encoding ATP-binding cassette domain-containing protein: MADLLKVENIRCSDAEWPIRKPLSLRLKEGEIGVILALGRPIADTLLRAIQGQVGLDAGRIVLAGDPIAGGGTGISSVGRNCRLVPADGALVPHLSVAQNIQLVMRGLNKRQRQEQLDQLLDEVDLLHAADLLADHLPAEERQRTALARALVAQPQLLLWQEPFAPYPEGEQMALVDEIEQILQARRLTCLITTANVRAGMALAQRLGVCDDERLLQWDSPERLYHCPAQRDVARATGNGVFLQGFVQPDNSLSSELGGLRFSQDNDWIRTGRPIEFLLRPEHVRFEKRGLRCATITSKRFLGGYIDYRLLLEEGSVIPVTAPSQIDLALGKKFCFRVDMPHLMVFRPDKEEPVDLGRAYSIG, encoded by the coding sequence ATGGCCGATCTGCTCAAAGTCGAAAATATCCGCTGCTCGGATGCCGAATGGCCCATCCGCAAACCCCTTTCCCTGCGCCTGAAGGAGGGCGAGATCGGGGTCATCCTGGCCCTGGGGCGGCCCATTGCCGACACCCTGTTGCGCGCCATCCAGGGCCAGGTCGGCCTGGATGCGGGCAGGATAGTGCTCGCCGGGGATCCGATTGCCGGTGGCGGGACGGGTATCTCCAGCGTGGGGCGTAATTGTCGCCTGGTGCCGGCCGATGGGGCCCTGGTGCCCCATTTGAGCGTGGCGCAGAACATCCAGCTGGTCATGCGTGGGCTGAACAAGCGCCAGCGCCAGGAACAGCTGGATCAACTGCTGGACGAGGTGGACCTGCTCCATGCCGCCGATCTGCTGGCTGACCACCTGCCTGCCGAGGAGCGGCAACGCACCGCGCTGGCGCGGGCCCTGGTGGCCCAGCCGCAACTGCTGCTGTGGCAGGAGCCCTTCGCGCCTTACCCCGAGGGCGAGCAGATGGCGCTGGTGGATGAGATCGAGCAGATCCTCCAGGCGCGGCGGCTGACCTGCCTGATCACCACCGCCAATGTCCGCGCCGGTATGGCCCTGGCCCAGCGCCTGGGGGTGTGCGACGACGAGCGCCTGCTGCAATGGGATAGCCCGGAGCGGCTGTATCACTGTCCGGCTCAGCGGGATGTGGCCCGGGCAACGGGTAACGGCGTGTTTCTGCAGGGTTTCGTCCAGCCGGACAACAGCCTGAGTTCAGAATTGGGCGGCCTGAGGTTCAGCCAGGACAACGACTGGATTCGTACCGGCAGGCCGATCGAGTTCCTGCTGCGGCCAGAGCATGTGCGCTTTGAAAAGCGCGGCCTGAGGTGCGCCACCATCACCAGCAAGCGCTTTCTGGGCGGGTATATCGACTATCGATTGCTGCTGGAGGAGGGCTCGGTGATCCCGGTCACCGCCCCCAGCCAGATCGACCTGGCCCTGGGCAAGAAATTCTGCTTCCGGGTGGATATGCCGCACCTGATGGTATTCCGCCCGGACAAGGAAGAGCCGGTGGACCTGGGGCGGGCCTACAGCATTGGCTGA
- the aroB gene encoding 3-dehydroquinate synthase, whose translation MASLQHTLKLDLAERSYPIYIGRGLLDADLLRPHIPGQQVLLVSNETVAPLYLQRLQAGLEGLQLACCILPDGEQYKTLDSLNRIFDSLLQQRFDRGCTLIALGGGVVGDITGFAAASYQRGVHFIQVPTTLLAQVDSSVGGKTGVNHPLGKNMIGAFYQPRCVLIDTDSLNTLDDRQLRAGIAEVIKYGLINDAEFFAWLEAHYAKLLAREPEALAFAIERSCADKADVVAADERESGQRALLNLGHSFGHAIETGMGYGEWLHGEAVAAGMCLAARMSARMGWLDRSSLARILDLIERCGLPSRAPQQLAPARMTELMAVDKKVLAGKLRLVLLKGIGQALVTGEFDTEALRETLERGADRSN comes from the coding sequence ATGGCCAGTCTCCAACACACCCTCAAGCTCGATCTTGCCGAACGCAGCTACCCCATCTACATCGGCAGGGGTCTGCTGGATGCCGATCTGTTGCGGCCGCACATCCCCGGCCAGCAGGTGCTGCTGGTGAGCAATGAAACCGTCGCCCCGCTCTATCTGCAGCGCCTGCAGGCCGGGCTTGAGGGGCTGCAGCTGGCCTGCTGCATCCTGCCCGATGGCGAGCAGTATAAGACCCTGGATAGCCTAAATCGGATCTTCGACAGCCTGCTGCAACAGCGCTTTGACCGGGGCTGCACCCTGATTGCCCTGGGCGGCGGCGTGGTCGGCGATATTACCGGCTTTGCCGCCGCCAGCTATCAGCGCGGGGTGCATTTCATCCAGGTTCCCACCACCCTGCTGGCCCAGGTGGATTCCTCGGTGGGCGGCAAGACCGGGGTCAACCACCCGCTGGGCAAGAACATGATCGGCGCCTTTTACCAGCCACGCTGCGTACTCATCGACACCGACAGCCTGAACACCCTGGATGACCGTCAGCTGCGCGCCGGTATCGCCGAGGTGATCAAGTACGGCCTGATCAACGACGCCGAGTTCTTCGCCTGGCTGGAGGCCCATTACGCCAAACTCCTTGCCCGTGAGCCGGAGGCCCTGGCCTTTGCCATCGAGCGCTCCTGCGCCGACAAGGCCGACGTGGTGGCGGCGGACGAGCGCGAATCCGGCCAGCGCGCCCTGCTCAACCTAGGCCACAGCTTCGGCCACGCCATTGAGACCGGCATGGGCTATGGCGAATGGCTGCACGGCGAGGCGGTGGCGGCGGGTATGTGCCTGGCGGCGCGGATGTCCGCCCGCATGGGCTGGCTGGACCGGTCCAGCCTGGCGCGGATCCTGGATTTGATCGAGCGCTGCGGCCTGCCCAGCCGGGCACCGCAACAGCTGGCCCCGGCGCGCATGACCGAGCTCATGGCGGTGGACAAAAAGGTACTCGCGGGCAAGCTGCGGCTGGTGCTGCTCAAGGGCATTGGTCAGGCGCTGGTAACCGGTGAGTTTGACACAGAGGCGCTCAGGGAAACCCTGGAACGTGGCGCGGACCGCTCCAATTAG
- a CDS encoding SPOR domain-containing protein: MDFNTTHKLKQLLLLLQQHPANSQRIPLVLGPTASGKSALMRQLCRKTPSQWRLSQVQGSPDINGLGLIRQLALDWMPERSVGKKSELMQGLIELKQRGLLPVVAVDDADRLPQEALRLLLQLRREAGAAGFHPILFAASDQLTELQRMAAGDPLQLLYLSPWTAEEVAALYKQERGKNPSLGQLNRLLERSAGWPGRLLELLDDPSALHPSWFNLSLGLILGLLVIVGLFFARLPETQDLLGRLNLTSDSTPSPLGEGLTPGLPEGPGLPVTDNPAERAAASGHKPLSERQGAGQQPAPVLPPRPRPQPTPEPEPAPELRPRPPLPQGSPRPERGPPEQPQPPVRPAARAPQAQAPNKGLLQDNAWLKRQPAGLYSLQLGHFTRLADLRAFAARHQLDKDQPLAVIKQGQGYLLIYGLYPDQRAAARARLLVPEGLQPERITVWPVQRLQEEAK; the protein is encoded by the coding sequence GTGGACTTCAACACCACCCACAAACTCAAGCAACTGCTGCTGTTGTTGCAACAGCACCCCGCCAACAGCCAGCGCATACCCCTGGTGCTGGGGCCGACTGCCTCGGGCAAGAGCGCCCTGATGCGCCAGCTCTGTCGCAAGACCCCCTCCCAGTGGCGGCTCAGCCAGGTACAGGGCTCGCCGGACATCAACGGCCTGGGGCTGATCCGGCAGCTGGCCCTGGACTGGATGCCGGAGCGCAGCGTGGGCAAGAAATCCGAGCTGATGCAGGGCCTGATCGAACTCAAGCAGCGCGGCCTGCTGCCGGTGGTGGCGGTGGACGATGCCGACCGCCTGCCCCAGGAGGCCCTGCGCCTGCTGCTGCAACTGCGCCGTGAGGCCGGTGCGGCGGGCTTTCACCCCATCCTGTTCGCCGCCAGCGACCAACTTACCGAGTTGCAGCGCATGGCCGCTGGCGACCCCTTGCAGCTACTCTATCTATCCCCCTGGACGGCGGAGGAGGTGGCCGCCCTGTACAAGCAGGAAAGGGGCAAGAACCCCAGCCTGGGCCAGCTCAATCGCCTGCTGGAGCGCAGCGCCGGTTGGCCGGGCCGGTTGCTGGAACTGCTCGATGACCCCTCGGCGCTGCACCCCTCCTGGTTCAACCTGAGCCTGGGGCTGATCCTCGGCCTGCTGGTCATTGTCGGCCTGTTCTTCGCCCGGCTGCCCGAGACCCAAGACCTGCTCGGTCGCCTGAACCTCACCTCAGACAGCACCCCCAGCCCCCTGGGTGAAGGCCTGACCCCAGGCCTGCCCGAGGGCCCAGGCCTGCCGGTGACCGACAATCCCGCCGAGCGCGCCGCCGCGTCAGGGCATAAGCCCCTGTCCGAACGCCAGGGGGCCGGACAACAGCCGGCCCCTGTTTTGCCGCCCCGACCCCGGCCCCAGCCAACACCCGAGCCCGAACCAGCGCCCGAATTAAGGCCCAGACCGCCATTGCCGCAAGGGTCGCCCAGGCCCGAGCGGGGTCCGCCAGAACAGCCCCAGCCACCGGTCAGGCCAGCGGCCCGCGCCCCCCAGGCACAGGCCCCCAACAAGGGCCTGCTGCAAGACAACGCCTGGCTGAAACGGCAACCGGCAGGGCTCTACAGCCTGCAACTGGGCCACTTCACCCGCCTGGCCGATCTGCGTGCCTTTGCCGCCCGCCACCAACTGGACAAAGACCAGCCCCTGGCCGTCATCAAGCAGGGCCAGGGCTATCTGCTCATCTACGGTCTCTACCCCGACCAACGCGCGGCAGCCCGCGCCCGCCTGCTGGTGCCCGAGGGCCTGCAACCGGAACGCATCACCGTCTGGCCGGTGCAACGCTTGCAGGAAGAGGCGAAGTAA
- the gltB gene encoding glutamate synthase large subunit codes for MSHGLPPAQGLYDPVNEHDACGVGFVAHIKGQKSHQIVRQGLTILERLAHRGAVGADPKAGDGAGILLQLPDAFLRAVADCRLPAEGEYAVGMLFLPQDADDRAQCESIVAQISAAEGQFLLGWRDVPVDNRGLGESVLPTEPVVRQVFIGRGDNCNDQQAFERKLFVIRKRIENRIRHSQIAQKGYFYIPSFSSRLLVYKGMLLADQVGSYYQDLTDERMVSALALVHQRFSTNTFPTWDLAHPFRMIAHNGEINTLRGNLNWMAARRHFMASEVLREDLAKVWPLIPEGQSDSASLDNALELLLAGGYELAHAMMMLIPEAWSGNSLMDEKRRAFYEYHAALMEPWDGPAAVAFTDGLQIGATLDRNGLRPARYLITQDDLVVMASEMGVLDIPEEQIVKKWRLQPGKMLLIDMQQGRIIDDAEIKNRLASDKPYRDWLDQTQVHLDSLPSDVAPMMPDPATLLDRQQAFGYSQEDVKFLLSPMVETGQEAIGSMGADNPVAVLSNRPRHLSNYFKQNFAQVTNPPIDPIREELVMSLVSLIGPRPNLLGLGTGAEHMRLEISQPVLTNEDLERVRNVEASTHGAFRTKTLDITYAADKGAEGMATALDELCHQAEQRVLEGYNILILSDRSCNLGRVPIPALLATSAVHHHLIRQGLRTASGLVVETGAALAVHHFATLAGYGAEAINPYLAFDTIQALLPELGQPLAFKEAQKRYIKAVGKGLLKVMSKMGISTYQSYCGAQIFDAVGLSSGFVKEYFTGTATTIEGVGLAEVAAEAMRWHQDAFGDKAIYREHLDVGGDYAFRLRGEEHVWTPDSIAKLQHAVRGNSAQTYAEFAHQINDQNKRLLNLRGLMEFQFAAEPLPLDEVEPASEIVKRFATGAMSFGSISHEAHSTLAKAMNAIGGKSNTGEGGEEPERFNPLADGSRNPERSAIKQVASGRFGVTVEYLVNADDIQIKMAQGAKPGEGGQLPGHKVNAQIARVRHSTPGVGLISPPPHHDIYSIEDLAQLIHDLKNVNPKARISVKLVSEVGVGTVAAGVSKAHADHVTISGFDGGTGASPLTSIKHAGSPWEIGLAETHQTLVLNRLRTRIAVQADGGMRTGRDVVIAALLGADEIGFATAPLIAEGCIMMRKCHMNTCPVGVATQDPELRKRFTGKPEHVINYFFFVAEEVRQLMAQLGFRRFSEMVGQSDRLDMRQAIDHWKAHGLDYSRILAKPASAEAEPVYNCQTQDHGLDQAADNELIRQAAPALDRAEPVRIEMAVHNYNRTFGTMLSGRVAEKYGLAGLADDSIHIKAQGTAGQSLGAWLAQGVSIELAGEGNDYVGKGLSGGRIVIYPPANSAIGQAEDNIIVGNTVLYGAIKGECFFRGVAGERFAVRNSGATAVVEGVGDHGCEYMTGGVVLVLGPTGRNFAAGMSGGIAYVLDETGDFEQRCNLAMVELEPISSEDQALESNTHSGGDLESHGKVDLLHDMTRHDAQRLRQLVEKHLHYTNSAVARRVLDNWALVLPKFVKVMPVDYRRALQEMQQTQQQATAASQGGH; via the coding sequence ATGAGTCATGGCTTACCCCCCGCCCAAGGGCTGTACGATCCCGTCAACGAGCACGACGCCTGTGGCGTGGGTTTTGTCGCCCACATCAAGGGCCAGAAGAGCCATCAGATCGTCCGTCAGGGCCTGACCATACTGGAGCGCCTGGCCCATCGCGGCGCCGTGGGGGCCGACCCCAAGGCCGGTGATGGTGCCGGCATCCTGCTGCAACTGCCCGATGCCTTCCTGCGCGCGGTGGCCGATTGCCGACTGCCGGCGGAGGGCGAATACGCCGTCGGCATGCTGTTTCTGCCGCAGGATGCCGATGACCGCGCCCAGTGCGAATCCATCGTCGCCCAGATCAGCGCTGCCGAGGGCCAGTTCCTGCTCGGCTGGCGCGATGTGCCGGTGGATAACAGGGGCCTGGGCGAGAGCGTGCTGCCGACCGAGCCTGTGGTCCGCCAGGTCTTCATCGGTCGCGGCGATAACTGCAATGATCAGCAGGCGTTCGAGCGCAAGCTGTTTGTCATCCGCAAGCGCATCGAAAACCGCATTCGCCATTCCCAGATAGCGCAGAAGGGCTATTTCTACATCCCGTCCTTCTCCTCCCGCTTGCTGGTGTACAAGGGCATGTTGCTCGCCGACCAGGTGGGCAGCTATTACCAGGACCTGACCGATGAGCGCATGGTCTCGGCCCTGGCGCTGGTGCACCAGCGCTTCTCCACCAACACCTTCCCCACCTGGGACCTGGCCCATCCGTTCCGCATGATCGCCCACAACGGTGAGATCAACACCCTGCGCGGCAACCTCAACTGGATGGCGGCGCGGCGGCATTTCATGGCCTCCGAGGTGCTGCGCGAGGACCTGGCCAAGGTCTGGCCGCTGATCCCCGAGGGTCAGTCCGACTCCGCCAGCCTGGACAACGCCCTGGAGCTGCTGCTGGCCGGCGGCTACGAGCTGGCCCACGCAATGATGATGCTGATCCCCGAGGCCTGGTCCGGCAACAGCCTGATGGACGAGAAGCGCCGCGCCTTCTACGAATACCACGCGGCCCTGATGGAGCCCTGGGACGGCCCGGCGGCGGTGGCCTTTACCGATGGCCTCCAGATCGGCGCCACCCTGGATCGCAACGGCTTGCGCCCGGCGCGCTACCTGATCACCCAGGATGACCTGGTGGTCATGGCCTCGGAGATGGGCGTGCTGGACATCCCTGAGGAGCAGATCGTCAAGAAATGGCGCCTGCAGCCGGGCAAGATGCTGCTCATCGACATGCAGCAGGGTCGCATCATCGACGATGCCGAGATCAAGAACCGGCTGGCCAGCGACAAGCCCTATCGCGACTGGCTGGACCAGACCCAGGTCCATCTCGACTCCCTGCCCTCGGACGTGGCACCCATGATGCCCGATCCGGCCACCCTGCTGGATCGCCAGCAGGCCTTCGGCTACAGCCAGGAGGACGTCAAGTTCCTGCTCAGCCCCATGGTGGAGACCGGTCAGGAGGCGATTGGCTCCATGGGCGCGGACAACCCGGTGGCGGTGCTGTCCAACCGCCCGCGGCATCTGTCCAATTACTTCAAGCAGAACTTTGCCCAGGTCACCAACCCGCCCATTGACCCCATCCGCGAGGAGCTGGTCATGTCCCTGGTGTCCCTCATCGGCCCGCGGCCCAACCTGCTCGGCCTGGGTACGGGTGCCGAGCACATGCGCCTGGAGATCAGCCAGCCGGTGCTGACCAACGAGGACCTGGAGCGGGTGCGCAACGTCGAGGCCAGCACCCACGGTGCCTTCCGTACCAAGACCCTGGACATCACCTACGCCGCCGACAAGGGCGCGGAGGGTATGGCCACGGCCCTGGACGAGCTCTGCCACCAGGCCGAGCAGCGGGTGCTGGAGGGCTACAACATCCTCATCCTGTCCGACCGCAGTTGCAACCTTGGCCGGGTGCCCATCCCGGCCCTGCTGGCCACCTCGGCGGTGCATCATCACCTCATCCGTCAGGGGCTGCGCACCGCCTCCGGGCTGGTGGTGGAGACGGGTGCCGCGCTGGCGGTGCACCACTTCGCTACCCTGGCCGGTTACGGCGCGGAGGCGATCAACCCCTATCTGGCGTTCGACACCATCCAGGCCCTGCTGCCGGAGCTGGGCCAGCCGCTGGCCTTCAAGGAGGCGCAGAAGCGTTACATCAAAGCGGTGGGCAAGGGCCTGCTCAAGGTGATGTCGAAGATGGGCATCTCCACCTATCAATCCTACTGCGGCGCGCAGATCTTCGATGCCGTCGGCCTGTCCAGCGGCTTCGTCAAGGAATATTTCACCGGCACCGCCACCACCATAGAGGGGGTTGGCCTGGCCGAGGTGGCGGCCGAGGCCATGCGCTGGCATCAGGATGCCTTCGGCGACAAGGCCATCTACCGCGAGCACCTGGACGTGGGCGGCGATTACGCCTTCCGCCTGCGCGGCGAGGAACACGTCTGGACCCCGGACAGCATCGCCAAGCTGCAACATGCGGTGCGCGGCAATTCGGCGCAGACCTACGCCGAGTTCGCCCACCAGATCAACGACCAGAACAAGCGCCTGCTCAATCTGCGCGGGCTGATGGAATTCCAGTTTGCCGCCGAGCCTCTCCCCTTGGACGAGGTGGAGCCGGCCAGTGAGATCGTCAAACGTTTCGCCACGGGTGCCATGTCTTTCGGCTCCATCAGCCATGAGGCCCACTCCACCCTGGCCAAAGCGATGAACGCCATCGGCGGCAAGTCCAACACCGGCGAGGGTGGTGAGGAGCCGGAGCGCTTCAACCCCCTGGCGGATGGCTCGCGCAACCCCGAGCGTTCGGCGATCAAACAGGTCGCCTCCGGCCGCTTTGGCGTCACCGTGGAATACCTGGTCAACGCCGACGATATCCAGATCAAGATGGCCCAGGGCGCCAAGCCCGGCGAGGGCGGTCAGCTGCCCGGCCACAAGGTCAACGCCCAGATCGCACGGGTGCGTCACTCCACCCCCGGCGTGGGCCTGATCTCGCCGCCGCCGCACCACGATATCTACTCCATCGAGGACCTGGCGCAGCTGATCCACGACCTGAAAAACGTCAATCCCAAGGCGCGCATCTCGGTCAAGCTGGTGTCCGAGGTGGGCGTGGGCACGGTCGCCGCTGGCGTATCCAAGGCCCATGCGGATCATGTCACCATCTCCGGCTTCGATGGCGGCACCGGTGCCTCGCCGCTGACCTCGATCAAGCACGCCGGCTCCCCCTGGGAGATCGGCCTGGCCGAAACCCATCAGACCCTGGTGCTGAACCGGCTGCGCACGCGCATCGCCGTGCAGGCCGATGGCGGCATGCGCACCGGCCGCGATGTGGTCATCGCCGCCCTGCTCGGTGCCGATGAGATCGGCTTTGCCACCGCGCCGCTGATCGCCGAGGGCTGCATCATGATGCGCAAGTGCCACATGAACACCTGCCCGGTGGGCGTGGCCACCCAGGACCCGGAGCTGCGCAAGCGCTTCACCGGCAAGCCTGAGCATGTGATCAACTACTTCTTCTTCGTCGCCGAGGAGGTGCGCCAGCTCATGGCTCAGCTGGGGTTCAGACGCTTCAGCGAGATGGTTGGCCAGAGCGACCGTCTGGACATGCGCCAGGCCATAGACCACTGGAAGGCGCACGGGCTGGACTACAGCCGCATCCTCGCCAAACCGGCCAGCGCCGAGGCTGAGCCGGTGTATAACTGCCAGACCCAGGACCACGGCCTGGACCAGGCCGCCGACAATGAGCTGATCCGTCAGGCCGCCCCGGCCCTGGATCGGGCCGAACCGGTACGTATTGAAATGGCAGTGCACAACTACAACCGTACCTTCGGCACCATGCTTTCCGGTCGCGTAGCGGAAAAATACGGCCTGGCCGGTCTGGCCGATGACAGTATTCATATCAAGGCCCAGGGTACCGCCGGCCAATCCCTGGGTGCCTGGCTTGCCCAGGGGGTGAGCATTGAACTGGCCGGCGAAGGCAACGACTACGTCGGCAAGGGCCTGTCCGGTGGACGCATCGTCATCTACCCACCGGCCAACAGCGCCATCGGCCAGGCCGAGGACAACATCATCGTCGGCAATACCGTGCTCTACGGCGCAATCAAGGGCGAGTGCTTCTTCCGTGGCGTTGCCGGCGAGCGCTTCGCCGTGCGCAACTCCGGTGCCACGGCGGTGGTCGAGGGCGTGGGTGACCACGGCTGCGAGTACATGACCGGCGGCGTCGTCCTGGTGCTGGGGCCGACCGGGCGCAACTTCGCTGCCGGCATGTCCGGCGGCATCGCCTATGTGCTGGATGAGACGGGCGATTTCGAGCAGCGCTGCAACCTGGCCATGGTCGAGCTGGAGCCCATCAGCAGCGAGGATCAGGCCCTGGAATCCAACACCCACTCCGGCGGCGATCTGGAAAGCCACGGCAAGGTCGATCTGCTCCACGACATGACCCGCCACGATGCCCAGCGCCTGCGCCAACTGGTGGAAAAACACCTTCACTACACCAACTCTGCCGTTGCCCGCCGGGTGCTCGACAACTGGGCGCTGGTGCTGCCCAAATTCGTCAAGGTGATGCCGGTGGACTACCGCCGCGCCCTGCAGGAGATGCAGCAGACACAACAACAGGCCACAGCGGCATCTCAGGGGGGACACTGA
- a CDS encoding glutamate synthase subunit beta, translated as MGKPTGFMEYPRLERSYAPVADRLSHYEEFVIPLSDEQMQLQGARCMDCGIPFCHQGCPVNNIIPDWNDLVYRGRWQEASKVLHSTNNFPEFTGRICPAPCQESCTLNLVDQPVTIKSIECAIVDKAWEQGWIQPQIAQQHSGQSVAVVGSGPAGLACAQQLARAGHQVTVFERQERIGGLLRFGIPDFKLNKKLIDRRVAQMRAEGVSFRTNVKVGKDVAVEQLRQQFDALVLAGGSEQPRDLPVPGRELAGVHFAMDFLRANSRLAQGVPGAEAGLISAKDKDVLVIGGGDTGSDCIGTSNRQGAKSVTQIEILPRPPEKEDKALTWPDWPNKMRTSSSQEEGCERLWQILTKEFIDDGQGQVKAARCVKVEWNKDDQGQWQMSEIAGSEFDIPCQLVTLAMGFVHPVHEGMLKNLGVELDPRGNVKGDTEGAKAYHTSLAGVFAAGDMRRGQSLVVWAIREGRQCAQAVDIYLSGSSDLPR; from the coding sequence ATGGGTAAGCCAACCGGTTTCATGGAATATCCACGGCTGGAGCGCAGCTACGCCCCGGTCGCCGACCGCCTCAGCCACTACGAGGAATTCGTCATCCCCCTGTCCGATGAGCAGATGCAATTGCAGGGCGCACGCTGCATGGACTGCGGCATCCCCTTCTGCCATCAGGGCTGTCCGGTGAACAACATCATTCCCGACTGGAATGACCTGGTCTATCGCGGCCGCTGGCAAGAGGCCAGCAAGGTGTTGCATTCCACCAATAACTTCCCCGAGTTCACCGGTCGTATCTGCCCGGCCCCCTGTCAGGAGTCCTGCACCCTGAACCTGGTGGACCAGCCGGTGACCATCAAAAGCATCGAATGCGCCATCGTTGACAAGGCCTGGGAGCAGGGCTGGATTCAACCGCAGATTGCCCAGCAACACAGCGGCCAGAGCGTCGCCGTGGTCGGCTCCGGCCCGGCCGGCCTGGCCTGCGCCCAACAACTGGCCCGCGCCGGTCATCAGGTCACCGTATTCGAGCGCCAGGAGCGTATCGGCGGCCTGCTGCGCTTCGGTATTCCCGACTTCAAGCTGAACAAAAAGCTCATCGACCGGCGCGTGGCGCAGATGCGCGCCGAGGGGGTCAGCTTCCGCACCAACGTCAAGGTCGGCAAAGACGTTGCGGTGGAGCAGCTGCGCCAGCAATTCGACGCCCTAGTGCTGGCTGGCGGCTCCGAGCAGCCGCGCGACCTGCCGGTGCCCGGCCGCGAACTGGCCGGGGTACACTTCGCCATGGACTTCCTGCGCGCCAATTCGCGCCTGGCGCAGGGCGTACCTGGTGCCGAGGCGGGCCTGATCTCGGCCAAAGACAAAGACGTACTGGTCATCGGCGGCGGCGACACCGGCTCCGACTGCATCGGCACCTCCAACCGCCAGGGGGCCAAGTCCGTCACCCAGATCGAGATCCTGCCGCGCCCGCCAGAGAAGGAAGACAAGGCCCTCACCTGGCCCGACTGGCCGAACAAAATGCGCACCTCCAGCTCCCAGGAAGAGGGCTGCGAGCGCCTCTGGCAGATCCTCACCAAGGAATTCATCGACGACGGCCAAGGCCAGGTCAAGGCCGCCCGCTGCGTCAAGGTGGAATGGAACAAGGACGATCAGGGCCAATGGCAGATGAGCGAGATAGCCGGCTCCGAGTTCGACATCCCCTGCCAACTGGTGACCCTGGCCATGGGCTTCGTCCACCCGGTACACGAGGGCATGCTGAAAAACCTGGGGGTGGAACTGGACCCCAGAGGCAACGTAAAAGGTGACACCGAAGGCGCAAAGGCCTACCATACGTCGCTTGCTGGCGTCTTCGCTGCCGGCGACATGCGCAGAGGCCAATCCCTGGTCGTCTGGGCCATCCGCGAAGGTCGCCAATGCGCCCAAGCGGTGGACATCTACCTCAGCGGGTCCAGCGACCTGCCCCGATAA
- a CDS encoding nucleotidyltransferase domain-containing protein, whose protein sequence is MRPSEALKRHRDRIREIALSHRITNPRVFGSVLRGEDTEDSDLDILVGPTQETTLMDIGAIRFELEELLGLEVDVLTPRALPESFRYQIIKEAVPL, encoded by the coding sequence ATGCGCCCATCTGAAGCCCTGAAACGCCACCGCGACCGCATCCGCGAGATCGCCCTCAGCCACCGCATCACCAACCCGCGCGTGTTCGGCTCCGTGCTGCGTGGCGAAGATACTGAGGACAGCGACCTGGACATTTTGGTGGGGCCGACCCAGGAAACCACGCTGATGGATATAGGCGCCATACGCTTTGAACTGGAGGAGTTATTGGGGCTTGAAGTTGATGTCTTGACCCCTCGTGCCTTACCGGAAAGTTTTCGTTACCAGATCATCAAGGAGGCGGTGCCACTGTGA
- a CDS encoding Fic family protein: MTAALAAIERARGFLEAATLSEAWLLRMSQQALLREAHHSTHIEGTQLTLAQAERLWSGEVVAEARADDTRELLNYRDAFHLVADYLDSGDPITEGLIREIHKCLVQGVRGGDAQPGAYRVIQNYVANSLTREVIYTPPPPEQVPMLMWELVEWLRLDTPVHPVLVAGIAQFQLVHIHPFVDGNGRTSRLLSTLCLYRAGYDFKRLFTLSEYYDRDRSRFYAALQAVREQDMDLTGWLDYFVTGLAAQLEEVKLRGAAVIRADLLGREAKLSQRQAAVLAEVLAAGHVTLAKLEPLFATVSRRSLQRDLHILLEKGLIREVGGTTTDPNRGYAAP; the protein is encoded by the coding sequence ATGACCGCCGCGCTGGCGGCCATCGAGCGGGCGCGGGGCTTTCTGGAGGCGGCGACGCTTTCCGAGGCCTGGCTGCTGCGTATGAGTCAGCAGGCCTTGCTGCGGGAGGCGCACCACAGCACGCACATTGAAGGCACGCAGTTGACGCTGGCGCAGGCCGAGCGGCTCTGGTCTGGCGAGGTGGTGGCCGAGGCGCGCGCCGACGACACCCGCGAGCTGTTGAACTACCGCGATGCCTTTCATCTGGTGGCGGATTATCTGGACAGCGGCGACCCGATTACCGAGGGCCTGATTCGGGAAATTCACAAATGCCTGGTGCAAGGCGTGCGCGGCGGCGATGCGCAGCCCGGTGCGTATCGGGTGATTCAAAATTATGTGGCCAACAGCCTGACGCGGGAGGTCATCTATACCCCGCCACCGCCGGAGCAGGTGCCCATGCTGATGTGGGAACTGGTGGAGTGGCTGCGACTGGATACGCCGGTACATCCGGTGTTGGTGGCGGGCATTGCGCAATTTCAGTTGGTACACATCCACCCCTTTGTGGACGGCAACGGGCGCACCTCCCGCCTGCTTTCCACGCTATGCCTTTACCGTGCCGGGTATGACTTCAAGCGGCTATTCACCCTGAGCGAGTATTACGACCGTGATCGCAGCCGTTTTTATGCGGCCTTGCAGGCGGTACGCGAGCAGGACATGGATTTAACCGGCTGGCTGGACTATTTTGTAACCGGCCTGGCGGCGCAACTGGAGGAGGTGAAGCTGCGCGGGGCGGCGGTGATTCGCGCTGATCTGCTGGGGCGTGAGGCCAAACTGTCACAGCGGCAGGCGGCGGTGTTGGCCGAAGTGCTGGCGGCAGGCCATGTGACTTTGGCGAAACTGGAACCGCTGTTTGCGACGGTAAGCCGGCGTTCGTTGCAGCGTGACCTGCACATTTTGCTGGAAAAGGGGCTGATTCGGGAGGTGGGTGGTACCACCACCGATCCGAACCGGGGCTATGCGGCACCATGA